One part of the Parasphingorhabdus sp. SCSIO 66989 genome encodes these proteins:
- a CDS encoding TadE/TadG family type IV pilus assembly protein has translation MMNKKLAIFALVDLLMRLRRSVAGNTLAMVAAGLVPLTAMIGSGVDMSRAYMVKSRLQQACDAGVLAGRKAMADGEYTTAAKGIAEDYFDINFPNDYMESTNASFTTDNPAGGSTVVGNASVTVPTVIMRMFNIDGMDMAVNCTAQLEIANSDITFVLDNTGSMACPENSNTDQCNRYFVANGYVPVEGVAFEGLSQTSRLAALRTAMDSFYSTIDDAAENSGARVRYAFVPYSQTVNTGYLLQPDHIVNEHSYQSTELETIEYFRSQNPTYTADCDRYFGTWPGYRVYGRYDATYGGCIWDEERRVYRQVTFDVSNYKAGIATQDPTERTSNSYTWAGCIEERDTIGTGAISFDIGSGQFSPSGLFDLDIDGAPFDDATRWRPYWPEISVRRFFGIESTTDVDETRTPQVACPARSATLAQYANLADYQTFNQSLIPDGGTYHDIGLLWGARLSSTTGIFSANVQEAPNNGGFVGRHLVWMTDGDLGASTSAYSSYGIERHDGRITGVVNGESDEYGAQVPNIETRYTELCRAIKAKGIRLWVVAFNTALTTELTDCASPNSSYVANNASELNTAFAIIAEQIAELRLTE, from the coding sequence ATGATGAACAAAAAACTCGCAATCTTTGCTCTGGTGGATTTGCTGATGCGCCTACGCCGCAGCGTTGCGGGTAACACATTGGCCATGGTCGCTGCAGGACTGGTGCCGCTTACCGCGATGATAGGCAGCGGCGTTGATATGAGCCGCGCCTATATGGTGAAATCACGCCTGCAACAGGCCTGTGATGCGGGCGTATTGGCGGGCCGCAAGGCAATGGCCGATGGCGAATACACCACCGCCGCAAAAGGCATTGCCGAAGACTATTTCGATATCAATTTCCCCAATGACTATATGGAATCGACCAACGCGTCGTTCACCACGGACAATCCCGCTGGTGGATCGACCGTTGTCGGCAATGCCTCTGTCACCGTGCCTACGGTGATTATGCGCATGTTCAATATCGATGGCATGGATATGGCGGTTAACTGCACCGCACAGCTGGAAATCGCCAATTCGGACATCACCTTCGTGCTCGATAACACGGGATCGATGGCGTGTCCGGAAAACTCAAATACGGACCAATGCAATCGGTACTTTGTTGCGAATGGATATGTCCCTGTAGAGGGAGTTGCTTTTGAGGGGCTATCACAAACTTCCCGATTGGCGGCCCTAAGGACCGCGATGGACAGCTTTTACAGTACCATCGATGACGCTGCTGAAAATAGCGGAGCAAGGGTGCGCTATGCTTTTGTTCCCTATTCGCAAACCGTAAACACCGGCTATCTATTGCAACCAGACCATATTGTTAATGAGCATAGCTACCAGTCAACCGAACTCGAAACTATAGAGTATTTTCGCAGCCAAAATCCGACCTATACGGCAGATTGCGATAGGTATTTTGGAACCTGGCCGGGCTATCGCGTCTATGGCCGTTACGATGCCACTTATGGTGGTTGTATCTGGGATGAGGAGCGCCGTGTCTATCGGCAGGTAACATTTGACGTATCGAATTATAAGGCCGGCATAGCAACACAAGACCCGACTGAACGGACGAGTAATAGCTATACTTGGGCCGGCTGTATCGAGGAGCGTGACACGATTGGCACCGGTGCGATCTCCTTTGATATCGGCAGTGGCCAGTTTTCTCCATCAGGATTGTTTGACCTTGATATAGATGGTGCGCCCTTTGACGACGCAACCCGTTGGAGACCGTATTGGCCGGAAATATCGGTTCGCCGGTTCTTCGGTATAGAATCTACGACCGATGTTGACGAGACGCGCACACCGCAGGTCGCGTGTCCCGCACGATCTGCAACCCTAGCGCAATATGCAAATCTTGCAGACTATCAGACCTTCAATCAGAGCTTGATACCCGATGGAGGTACATATCACGACATCGGCCTTCTTTGGGGAGCAAGACTGTCGTCAACAACGGGTATCTTCAGTGCAAATGTTCAGGAAGCCCCTAATAATGGTGGTTTTGTCGGCCGACACCTTGTGTGGATGACGGACGGTGATCTTGGGGCCAGCACCAGCGCCTATAGTTCCTATGGAATTGAGCGCCATGATGGTCGCATAACCGGGGTCGTAAACGGAGAATCTGACGAATATGGTGCTCAAGTGCCAAATATTGAAACGCGATATACCGAGCTCTGCCGCGCCATAAAGGCAAAGGGCATCCGTCTTTGGGTTGTCGCTTTCAACACAGCACTCACGACCGAGTTGACCGATTGCGCCAGCCCGAACAGTTCCTATGTCGCAAATAATGCGTCAGAATTGAACACTGCCTTCGCCATAATCGCCGAGCAGATTGCAGAATTGAGGCTTACCGAATGA
- a CDS encoding TadE/TadG family type IV pilus assembly protein has translation MMPGFSLLHRLKGCRKGATLIEFAIIAPTFLLLLMGAFDIGYSVFLRATLAGSVAEAARSSTLETAPGSVNAIDAEVTSQMQNINNSAQLTFERTSYYDFADIARPEVIVTDDNSDGFCDPGETFDDENGNGNWDADLGEAGIGGPRDIVLYRVTMTYPRIFPLYGLLGISQTGQMVHESVLRNQPYGQQDIPPEVSRETC, from the coding sequence ATGATGCCCGGTTTTTCTCTGCTGCATCGCCTAAAAGGGTGCCGCAAAGGCGCCACGCTCATTGAGTTCGCGATTATTGCGCCAACATTTCTGTTGTTGCTTATGGGCGCTTTTGACATCGGCTATTCGGTATTTCTGCGCGCCACATTGGCAGGTTCAGTGGCTGAGGCAGCGCGCTCTTCAACGCTGGAAACTGCACCGGGCAGTGTTAATGCCATTGATGCCGAAGTGACCAGCCAGATGCAAAACATCAACAACAGCGCCCAACTGACCTTTGAACGCACCAGCTATTATGACTTTGCCGATATTGCCCGTCCTGAGGTGATCGTTACCGACGATAATAGCGACGGTTTCTGCGATCCTGGTGAGACCTTTGACGACGAGAACGGCAATGGCAATTGGGATGCCGATCTTGGCGAAGCAGGTATTGGCGGCCCGCGCGATATCGTTCTGTATCGCGTAACCATGACCTATCCGCGGATATTTCCACTTTATGGACTGTTGGGTATCTCGCAAACCGGCCAAATGGTGCATGAATCGGTGCTGCGAAACCAGCCCTATGGCCAGCAGGATATTCCGCCTGAAGTTAGCAGGGAGACATGCTGA
- a CDS encoding TadE/TadG family type IV pilus assembly protein translates to MLMTSTASPETLRKRPLRGLFKHLGKSKSGLALTEFAFSLPIFLGLGMFGTEMAYLAITSMNVSQAALSLADNASRMGQTVTGSSSKTIYRSDVNSVFAGARLQGDEIDLLENGRVILSSLETTNNGRWQRIRWQRCIGTKNYSSDYGPQGINERNDSSFVGMGPAGEEIRAERGSAVMYVEIFYEYPGLFGDSFVSGQVIKHEAAFTIRDDRNLAEGVANDGARNPHCNRFTAS, encoded by the coding sequence ATGCTGATGACCTCCACCGCTTCACCTGAAACATTGCGCAAACGCCCATTACGAGGACTGTTCAAGCACCTTGGCAAAAGCAAGAGCGGACTTGCTCTAACGGAATTTGCCTTCAGCCTCCCGATCTTTCTCGGGCTCGGCATGTTCGGTACCGAGATGGCCTATCTCGCGATTACCAGTATGAATGTCAGCCAGGCCGCGCTCAGCCTTGCCGATAATGCATCGCGTATGGGCCAGACCGTTACCGGTTCGTCCTCAAAAACCATCTATCGCTCGGATGTGAACTCGGTTTTTGCCGGTGCGCGCTTGCAAGGGGATGAGATTGATTTGCTGGAAAATGGTCGAGTGATCCTTTCCAGTCTGGAAACCACCAATAACGGTCGCTGGCAAAGAATCCGCTGGCAGCGTTGTATTGGAACGAAAAACTACAGTTCAGATTATGGCCCTCAGGGGATTAACGAGCGCAATGACAGCTCATTTGTCGGCATGGGCCCTGCGGGTGAGGAAATCCGGGCAGAGCGCGGCAGCGCTGTGATGTATGTCGAGATATTCTATGAATATCCGGGCCTTTTTGGCGACAGTTTTGTGTCCGGTCAGGTGATCAAGCACGAAGCCGCCTTCACCATCCGCGATGATCGCAATCTAGCCGAAGGCGTCGCAAATGATGGTGCGCGGAACCCGCACTGTAACCGCTTTACCGCGTCATAA
- a CDS encoding pyruvate dehydrogenase complex E1 component subunit beta: MAIDLKMPALSPTMEEGTLAKWLVKVGDTVESGDILAEIETDKATMEFESIDEGEIVEILVAEGTENVAVGTVIARMAGEGEEAAPAAAAPEPAPAPAPAASAAPAPASVAPATIERASDPAVPEGTNMVPITVREALRDAMAEEMRSDDRVFVMGEEVAEYQGAYKVTQGLLEEFGDRRVIDTPITEYGFAGVGTGASMGGLRPIVEFMTFNFAMQAIDHIINSAAKTNYMSGGQMRCPVVFRGPNGAASRVAAQHSQNFGPWYASVPGLIVISPYDAADAKGLLKAAIRTEDPVVFLENELLYGRSFDIPEIDDYVLPIGKARTMREGADVTIVSYSIGVGIALEAADALAGQGIDAEVIDLRTLRPLDKQAVLDSLAKTNRMVVVEEGWPTCSIASEIAAIAMEEGFDDLDAPVLRVTNEDVPLPYAANLEELALVDAERVIAAVRKVCYVDG, translated from the coding sequence ATGGCTATTGATCTGAAAATGCCCGCGCTTTCGCCCACCATGGAAGAAGGCACACTTGCCAAATGGCTGGTCAAGGTTGGTGATACGGTTGAGTCCGGCGATATTCTCGCCGAGATTGAGACCGACAAAGCGACGATGGAATTTGAGTCGATCGACGAGGGCGAGATTGTCGAGATATTGGTCGCAGAAGGCACAGAGAATGTCGCCGTCGGCACCGTGATTGCGCGCATGGCAGGTGAGGGCGAGGAAGCTGCGCCTGCCGCTGCAGCGCCTGAACCGGCACCTGCTCCCGCGCCAGCAGCCAGCGCCGCGCCTGCACCAGCATCTGTGGCTCCTGCAACCATTGAGCGTGCCAGCGATCCTGCAGTGCCGGAAGGTACCAACATGGTCCCGATCACCGTCCGCGAAGCATTGCGTGACGCCATGGCCGAGGAAATGCGCAGCGATGACCGTGTTTTCGTCATGGGCGAGGAAGTTGCCGAGTATCAGGGTGCTTACAAGGTTACCCAGGGCTTGCTGGAAGAATTTGGCGACCGCCGGGTGATCGATACACCAATTACCGAATATGGCTTTGCCGGCGTTGGTACCGGCGCGTCCATGGGCGGATTGCGTCCGATTGTCGAGTTTATGACCTTCAACTTCGCCATGCAGGCGATTGACCATATCATCAACTCTGCGGCCAAGACCAACTATATGTCTGGCGGGCAGATGCGTTGCCCGGTGGTGTTTCGCGGCCCCAATGGCGCAGCAAGCCGCGTTGCCGCGCAGCATAGCCAGAACTTCGGCCCCTGGTATGCCAGCGTCCCCGGCCTGATCGTGATCTCACCCTATGACGCCGCCGATGCCAAGGGCTTGCTCAAGGCGGCCATCCGCACCGAAGACCCGGTGGTTTTCCTGGAAAATGAACTGCTTTACGGCCGCAGCTTCGATATTCCCGAGATTGACGATTATGTGCTGCCCATCGGCAAAGCGCGCACCATGCGCGAGGGTGCTGACGTCACCATTGTCAGCTATTCCATCGGTGTCGGCATAGCGCTCGAAGCCGCCGATGCGCTGGCGGGGCAGGGCATTGATGCCGAAGTCATCGATTTGCGCACCCTGCGTCCGCTGGATAAACAGGCTGTGCTCGATAGCCTCGCCAAGACCAACCGCATGGTGGTGGTTGAAGAAGGCTGGCCCACCTGTTCCATCGCCAGCGAAATCGCCGCGATCGCCATGGAAGAAGGCTTTGACGACCTCGATGCGCCGGTATTACGCGTCACCAATGAAGATGTGCCGCTGCCCTATGCCGCCAATCTGGAAGAATTGGCGCTGGTCGATGCCGAGCGCGTAATCGCGGCGGTGCGCAAGGTTTGTTACGTCGACGGCTGA
- the pdhA gene encoding pyruvate dehydrogenase (acetyl-transferring) E1 component subunit alpha has protein sequence MAQKPSAKADTKAKPKKLVRYKASKDELLEFYRQMLLIRRFEEKAGQLYGLGLIGGFCHLYIGQEAVAVGLQSAMNEGEDSVITGYRDHGHMLAYGIDPKVIMAELTGRAAGISEGKGGSMHMFSVEQKFYGGHGIVGAQVSLGTGLGFAHKYRDDGGVCLTYFGDGAANQGQVYESFNMAELWKLPVIFAIENNQYAMGTSVNRSSAEDQLYRRGESFRIPGVQVDGMDVLQVRGAAEMALDYVRGGNGPILLELKTYRYRGHSMSDPAKYRSRDEVQSVREKSDPIEAAKAELIKKKVKEEDLKAIDKEIRKIVAEAADFAETSPEPEPNELYTDVLVEQY, from the coding sequence ATGGCGCAAAAACCATCTGCAAAAGCTGATACCAAAGCCAAGCCGAAAAAGCTGGTGCGCTATAAAGCGAGCAAGGATGAACTGCTCGAATTCTATCGCCAGATGCTGCTTATCCGGCGGTTTGAGGAGAAGGCGGGTCAGCTATATGGTCTCGGTCTGATCGGTGGTTTTTGCCATCTCTATATCGGTCAGGAAGCAGTTGCGGTTGGTTTGCAATCGGCGATGAATGAAGGTGAAGACAGCGTCATCACCGGCTATCGCGACCATGGTCATATGCTCGCCTATGGCATTGATCCAAAAGTGATTATGGCCGAACTCACCGGACGCGCTGCGGGTATCTCCGAAGGCAAGGGCGGTTCGATGCACATGTTCAGCGTTGAGCAGAAATTCTATGGTGGGCATGGCATTGTCGGCGCGCAGGTATCGCTCGGGACCGGCCTCGGCTTTGCCCATAAATATCGCGATGATGGCGGCGTTTGCCTCACCTATTTCGGTGATGGTGCAGCCAATCAGGGCCAGGTCTATGAGAGCTTCAACATGGCCGAGCTGTGGAAGCTTCCGGTGATTTTCGCGATTGAAAATAACCAATACGCGATGGGTACCAGCGTCAACCGCTCTTCGGCCGAGGATCAGCTGTATCGCCGTGGCGAGAGCTTCCGTATCCCGGGCGTGCAGGTCGATGGCATGGACGTGCTGCAAGTGCGCGGTGCGGCGGAAATGGCGCTTGACTATGTGCGCGGCGGCAATGGCCCGATCTTGCTGGAACTGAAAACCTATCGCTATCGCGGTCACTCCATGTCTGACCCGGCCAAATATCGCAGCCGTGACGAAGTCCAGTCAGTGCGCGAAAAGTCTGACCCGATTGAGGCGGCCAAGGCGGAGCTGATCAAGAAGAAGGTCAAGGAAGAAGACCTGAAAGCGATCGACAAGGAAATTCGCAAGATCGTCGCGGAAGCTGCTGATTTTGCAGAAACTTCGCCCGAGCCGGAGCCGAATGAGCTCTATACTGACGTGCTGGTGGAGCAATATTGA
- a CDS encoding FtsB family cell division protein has translation MVKQQTPAAKVRSKLGSGLALLCLLAISAYAVLGPTGVLAWGDYQQRLQERKAELAALTEKEAALENRINLLQPGKADPDLAGELIRKELNVVHPDEIVVPLN, from the coding sequence ATGGTTAAGCAACAAACTCCTGCAGCTAAAGTGCGCTCCAAATTGGGGTCCGGTCTGGCGCTTTTGTGTCTGCTGGCCATTAGCGCCTATGCTGTGCTGGGGCCTACCGGCGTGCTGGCATGGGGCGACTATCAGCAGCGATTGCAGGAGCGCAAAGCCGAACTTGCCGCCTTGACCGAGAAAGAGGCTGCTCTGGAAAACCGCATCAATCTGCTGCAACCGGGCAAAGCCGACCCTGATCTGGCCGGTGAACTGATCCGCAAAGAGCTGAATGTCGTCCATCCCGACGAAATTGTTGTTCCTCTGAACTAA
- the eno gene encoding phosphopyruvate hydratase, translating into MTAIIDIHAREILDSRGNPTVEVDVLLDDGSFGRAAVPSGASTGAYEAVELRDGDKDRYGGKGVMKAVDAVNGEIFEALVGLDAEDQRDIDGAMIALDGTDNKARLGANAILGVSLATARAAADARGLPLYSYIGGVSAHILPVPMMNIINGGEHADNPIDIQEFMIMPVGAETLAEGVRWGAEVFHALKKKLHGDGLATGVGDEGGFAPDIASTRAALDYIAAAVGEAGFTLGKDIVLALDCAATEFFSDGKYKLSGENAELSSEEMAQYLAKLCADYPIRSIEDGMAEDDWQGWAALTQAVGDSVQLVGDDLFVTNTERLARGIKDGVANSLLVKVNQIGTLSETLDAVRMAHGARYTAVMSHRSGETEDSTIADLAVATNCGQIKTGSLARSDRLAKYNQLIRIEEELDDSAHYPGAAIFGG; encoded by the coding sequence ATGACCGCGATTATTGATATTCATGCCCGTGAAATTCTCGACAGCCGGGGCAACCCGACGGTTGAGGTTGATGTTCTGTTGGATGACGGCAGCTTTGGCCGGGCAGCGGTGCCTTCGGGTGCATCGACCGGGGCCTATGAGGCGGTGGAACTGCGCGATGGCGACAAGGATCGCTATGGCGGCAAAGGCGTGATGAAAGCCGTTGATGCGGTTAATGGCGAGATATTTGAGGCGCTGGTCGGACTGGATGCCGAGGATCAGCGCGATATTGACGGCGCGATGATTGCGCTCGATGGCACAGACAATAAGGCCCGGCTCGGGGCGAATGCCATTCTAGGCGTGTCGCTGGCGACAGCGCGCGCTGCGGCCGATGCGCGGGGCTTGCCGCTCTACAGCTATATTGGCGGCGTTAGCGCGCATATCCTGCCGGTGCCGATGATGAATATCATCAATGGCGGCGAACATGCTGATAATCCTATCGATATTCAGGAATTTATGATTATGCCGGTAGGTGCGGAGACGCTGGCCGAGGGCGTACGCTGGGGTGCGGAAGTCTTTCATGCGCTCAAAAAGAAGCTGCATGGCGATGGTCTGGCAACGGGCGTCGGCGATGAAGGCGGTTTTGCACCCGATATTGCTTCGACCCGCGCGGCACTCGACTATATTGCAGCGGCTGTAGGTGAGGCAGGATTCACTCTTGGCAAGGATATCGTCCTTGCGCTTGACTGCGCCGCGACTGAGTTTTTTAGCGATGGCAAATACAAGCTCTCGGGTGAGAATGCCGAGCTGAGTTCCGAGGAGATGGCTCAATATCTCGCCAAGCTGTGCGCTGACTATCCGATCCGCTCGATTGAAGATGGCATGGCTGAAGATGACTGGCAGGGCTGGGCGGCGCTGACGCAAGCCGTGGGTGATAGCGTGCAACTGGTCGGTGATGATCTGTTTGTCACCAATACCGAACGCCTTGCGCGCGGTATCAAGGATGGTGTCGCCAATAGTCTTTTGGTCAAGGTCAACCAGATCGGCACCTTGTCAGAAACACTCGACGCTGTGCGCATGGCGCATGGTGCGCGTTATACGGCGGTTATGTCGCACCGCTCGGGAGAAACCGAGGACTCGACCATCGCCGATCTGGCAGTCGCCACCAATTGCGGCCAGATCAAAACCGGCAGCCTGGCGCGTTCGGATCGTCTTGCGAAATATAACCAGCTGATCCGCATCGAAGAAGAGCTGGACGACAGCGCCCACTATCCGGGTGCGGCTATATTTGGCGGCTAA